The following coding sequences are from one Beggiatoa alba B18LD window:
- a CDS encoding M48 family metallopeptidase, translating to MFEKSSFFGLPLIVFLIYAVYFYFSHQETVPLTGRSQLVDMSRKDEMVLGAKAYQDILQKEKVVASGKLVDNVRTIGQRLAAVADETDFKWEFNVINSPQVNAFALPGGKVAVYTGIIPVAENANGLAIIMGHEIAHAIARHGAERMAYQKLKNLGMLAVSSSLGEMDAGKRQLIMGALGVGAQYGMMLPFSREHESEADYMGLIYAARACFDPREAPKLWERMGKANGGKAPAEFTSTHPSHDTRITQFNEWMPEALKVREQYCSKGK from the coding sequence ATGTTTGAAAAATCGAGCTTTTTTGGACTTCCTCTCATAGTGTTCCTCATTTATGCCGTTTATTTTTATTTTTCTCATCAAGAAACTGTGCCATTAACAGGACGGTCTCAACTAGTTGATATGAGCCGTAAGGATGAAATGGTACTAGGCGCAAAAGCGTATCAGGATATTTTGCAGAAAGAAAAGGTAGTTGCTTCGGGAAAGTTGGTCGATAACGTGCGCACCATTGGTCAACGGTTAGCGGCTGTTGCGGATGAAACGGATTTTAAGTGGGAGTTTAACGTTATTAATTCTCCCCAAGTCAATGCCTTCGCCTTACCAGGTGGGAAAGTTGCAGTTTATACAGGCATTATTCCTGTAGCAGAAAACGCGAATGGGTTAGCAATTATTATGGGACATGAAATTGCGCACGCAATTGCGCGACATGGCGCAGAGCGAATGGCATATCAGAAGTTAAAAAATTTAGGCATGTTAGCGGTTAGTAGTTCTTTAGGGGAAATGGATGCTGGAAAGCGTCAATTAATTATGGGCGCGTTAGGCGTTGGGGCGCAGTATGGCATGATGTTGCCCTTTTCTCGTGAGCATGAATCAGAAGCAGATTATATGGGGTTAATTTATGCCGCCCGTGCTTGCTTTGACCCCCGCGAAGCCCCTAAATTGTGGGAGCGTATGGGCAAAGCGAATGGTGGAAAAGCACCTGCTGAATTTACGTCGACACATCCTAGCCATGACACACGGATTACTCAGTTTAATGAGTGGATGCCAGAGGCATTAAAGGTGCGAGAGCAATATTGTAGCAAGGGTAAATAA
- the rraA gene encoding ribonuclease E activity regulator RraA — protein sequence MDYVTPDLCDKYPKVVKVADPIFRSFGLKTAFGGQIKTVKVHEDNVLVKEILGTAGEGKVLVIDGGASLRCALVGDIIAKSAADNGWAGIIVYGCIRDSSVINTLPIGIKALNTHPLKSHKHGRGDKDVPVTFAGVTFFPDHYVYADADGVIVAEHALEM from the coding sequence GTGGATTATGTAACCCCTGATTTATGCGATAAATATCCCAAAGTGGTTAAAGTCGCAGACCCTATTTTCCGCAGTTTTGGATTAAAAACCGCTTTTGGTGGACAAATTAAAACGGTCAAAGTCCATGAAGACAATGTCCTTGTAAAAGAAATTCTGGGAACAGCAGGTGAGGGCAAAGTCCTTGTGATTGATGGTGGTGCTTCCTTACGTTGCGCATTAGTTGGAGACATCATTGCTAAATCTGCCGCTGATAATGGTTGGGCGGGGATTATCGTTTATGGATGTATTCGTGACTCTAGCGTTATCAACACCTTACCTATAGGCATTAAAGCCTTAAATACCCATCCGCTAAAAAGCCATAAACATGGACGTGGTGATAAAGATGTCCCTGTTACTTTTGCGGGCGTGACCTTCTTCCCAGACCACTATGTTTATGCCGATGCTGACGGCGTGATTGTGGCTGAACATGCGTTAGAGATGTAA
- the hisN gene encoding histidinol-phosphatase: protein MMKPVINAQLFDFINQMANASATIIKSYFRTHLTVDDKPDTSPVTLADKAVEQKLREMIEKNYPHDGIYGEEFGTKNENAEFTWVIDPIDGTKSFITGKPLFGTLIALIHQGKPILGLLDQPILKERWIGGQHLPTTLNGHPIHVRACTDIKKAALYATTPAMFLGADFEAFGRVRDTVKMTIYGGDCYAYALLATGFVDLVIESSLKPYDYCALAPIVENAGGIMTDWQGQPLTIHSDGRVIAAGDAHTHQQALNLLQQ, encoded by the coding sequence ATGATGAAACCAGTAATTAATGCACAATTATTTGATTTTATAAATCAAATGGCAAATGCAAGCGCAACAATTATTAAAAGCTACTTTCGCACCCATTTAACCGTTGATGATAAACCCGATACTAGCCCCGTCACTTTGGCAGATAAAGCCGTTGAACAAAAATTACGGGAGATGATAGAAAAAAATTATCCACATGATGGCATTTATGGAGAAGAGTTTGGCACTAAGAATGAAAATGCGGAATTTACATGGGTTATAGACCCGATTGATGGCACGAAATCATTTATTACAGGAAAGCCTTTATTTGGCACTTTGATTGCCTTAATCCATCAAGGCAAACCCATTCTAGGCTTATTAGACCAACCTATTTTAAAAGAACGCTGGATAGGCGGACAGCATTTACCGACGACATTAAACGGTCATCCGATTCATGTTCGCGCTTGTACGGACATTAAAAAAGCTGCCTTATACGCGACAACGCCCGCGATGTTTCTTGGGGCTGATTTTGAAGCCTTCGGACGGGTACGTGATACAGTCAAAATGACTATTTACGGTGGAGATTGTTACGCCTACGCACTGTTAGCAACAGGATTTGTAGATTTAGTCATAGAATCTTCATTAAAACCCTATGATTATTGTGCGCTCGCGCCAATTGTAGAAAATGCAGGGGGGATTATGACTGATTGGCAAGGACAGCCATTAACCATCCATTCCGATGGACGAGTGATTGCTGCAGGCGATGCACACACCCATCAACAAGCCTTAAACTTGTTACAACAATAA